One genomic window of Channa argus isolate prfri chromosome 5, Channa argus male v1.0, whole genome shotgun sequence includes the following:
- the LOC137128178 gene encoding adenosine receptor A1-like — translation MNFEELSYTLVEVLIAVGCCLGNVLVILAVWISKSIHQPTFCLIVSLAVADFMVGCVAIPLAVVVDGRVRTSFHSCVFISCVVILLTLVSVLCLVAIAVDRFLRVYVPLRYKKALTRKHSCLAVAACWIVAVPLSFAPMLGWYNHETLSTSVNSTIVCQFIKVIPMSYLVYFNFFLCNLTPLLAMTVLYSFVFCTIRGSLREKPGNCGQKLSHNYLKKEKQLAGSLALVLVLFAVSWLPLHIMNCIVYFVGSDVVPPTAFYVGILLSHANSAVNPIVYAFKIQKIKSGYLKIWRKYIRCEEANQGPQTSQTTDINLSSNFTSVGKYL, via the exons ATGAATTTTGAAGAACTGAGTTATACGTTGGTGGAGGTTCTTATTGCTGTTGGATGCTGTTTGGGTAATGTGCTGGTCATTTTAGCAGTATGGATCAGTAAAAGCATTCATCAGCCGACCTTCTGCCTTATTGTCTCTCTGGCTGTGGCTGACTTCATGGTTGGCTGTGTGGCCATACCGCTGGCTGTGGTGGTGGATGGAAGAGTGAGGACTTCATTCCACAGCTGTGTCTTCATCAGCTGCGTGGTCATCCTGTTGACCTTAGTGTCGGTTTTGTGTCTGGTGGCTATTGCAGTGGATCGTTTCCTTCGGGTGTATGTCCCTCTCAG GTACAAAAAAGCCCTGACAAGGAAACATTCATGTCTTGCAGTTGCAGCTTGTTGGATTGTTGCTGTACCACTGAGTTTTGCTCCCATGCTTGGATGGTACAACCATGAAACTTTGTCTACTTCAGTCAACTCCACTATTGTCTGTCAGTTTATAAAAGTGATCCCCATGTCGTACCTggtttactttaattttttccTCTGTAACCTCACACCTCTGTTGGCGATGACAGTATTGtacagctttgtgttttgtacCATTCGAGGAAGCCTTCGAGAAAAGCCGGGTAATTGTGGCCAAAAACTGTCTCACAACTAcctaaagaaagagaaacagctgGCAGGGTCTCTGGCTCTGGTCTTGGTCCTGTTTGCCGTGTCCTGGCTCCCTCTCCACATCATGAACTGCATCGTTTACTTTGTTGGGTCAGATGTTGTACCACCAACAGCTTTTTATGTTGGCATCCTGCTCTCTCATGCTAATTCAGCTGTAAACCCAATTGTGTATGCGTTCAAAATCCAAAAGATCAAGTCTGGATACCTGAAAATCTGGAGAAAGTATATTAGATGTGAAGAAGCAAATCAGGGACCACAGACAAGCCAGACGACAGACATCAATCTCAGCAGCAACTTTACCAGTGTGGGAAAATATTTGTGA